The genome window GCCCGCGATACATACAGCTTTAAATGGTACAGCCCGACCAAAGCGTTTATCACGCTTCGCCCGAAAGCGGAAATTGGTGAGCCGGTTTCCTAACCGAGCAATTTTGTGATAAAAATTTGCAACACATTTGGCTGCAAAACAATAGTGATCGCCGCACCGGCGATTGCGCCCCAAAGGTGCGCTTCGTGATCGATACCCGGCAGCATATTATTTTTTGCGAGATAGTAGCTGCCGGCAACAAACACAATCGCCGCCAGCCATGCGGGCATCGGCAGAATAAAAAACAGCAGCAATTCGACAGTCGGATTGAATAAAATGAAGCTGAACAGCAGCCCGGAAATCGCGCCGGATGCGCCGAGGCTGCGGAATTCCTCATAGTTCTGGCGTCGCCAAACAGAAACGCCCGCACTGATCAGCATCGACCCAAAATACACAATTGCGAAATTTACCGAACCCAACATCCAGCCTTCCAGATAAAACGCAAAATTATAAAACACATACATGTTGATAAACAGGTGAATCCAACTACCGTGGATGAGCCCGTGGGTTATCAATTGGTAATATTTGTTTTGCCGCACAACGGCGTAGGGATGCAGCACCCAATCATACATCAAACTCTGGTTTTTGGCCAGCGCATACCAGCTGATCGCGATGGTGATTACCATAATCACGCCCGAAACCGGCGCCATCACAAACAATTCCCGCAGGGTCATTCCGCCCATATTTTTCGCTCCGATAAATTCTATTATTGCAATAATTTGAAATGCAAAGATAACTGCAACTCGCCACGCTGAAAAGCGGAAAAATAACTCGACATTTTTCAGTTCGTCATATTTGACGACATTCGACGATTTTGGCGAGAAATGGCAGTATTTTCCATGAAACTCAACGGAATTTCGGTGGCACAGATTTCGCAATTTACGAACAAAAACCGAAAACGAAATTCGAAAGTTGAGTGGTGATTGATGAAACGGCAAACCAGTGTTTTCATAATTGCAATTTTTTGGGGATTTTCATCGCTGGCATTCGGGCAGTTCAGGTCGATGCGATCTGATTTTCGATTGTCGAATTCCCGCAACCTGTTCTCTGATTCGATTTCTACAAAAACCGATTCTGCAAAATCAAAACCAGTTGGACCCAAAAAGGCCTTCCTCGGTGCATTTGTGATCGGCGGTTGTTACGGCATTTCAACGGTAAATATTAACATTTGTATGGAAAATTGTCCCACACCAAATCAAGATAAATACAGAACATGGCGTGCGCTAAATATCGGAGGTTTGATTGGTAGTTTTTTTGGCGGAATGAACGATCACCGGAACTCAAAGAAAAAATTGAAAGTTCTTAGGCTGATTGGCGGGAATCTCGTTGGCGGGTTAATTTCCTATCACATTGGAAAGGACAATCCTTTCGGCATCGTCAGTTGGTGCACCCTTCCGCCAATTTTCGGCACTATTGCAATGGCATTTTGAAATGTTCAGTGATCGATATGCTGATCTTTTGGGGCGAGGTGGTTGTAAGCCAGCGTTAGCCCAACCGCGAAAACCGCCGCACCAACGCCCAGTAACGCATTGATATATGGCGGCGCAGTAAGCGCTAACCGGATCATCACTGTGGTAAACGCAAACCCGGAGTTGCGAAACAGCACGTAATAATTGGCGCTGTAACGGGTGGAAATCAAAACGATGAGGATATCCGCAAAAATTAGGATGGTGTAAAACGTGCTGAAAAAATCGAAGGTTTTTTGATGCCCGAGCCACAACAGCACATCGTAACAGCCGATCGCCACAAACGACACCAGCAACACCAGCGACAATCCTTTTTTGGCAACCACAAAGCGGTGCTGCATCTGCCGTGATTTGGTGATTGGACGGTGTTTTTGCAATTGGTAATAATAGCCGAGAAT of Calditrichia bacterium contains these proteins:
- a CDS encoding rhomboid family intramembrane serine protease — translated: MGGMTLRELFVMAPVSGVIMVITIAISWYALAKNQSLMYDWVLHPYAVVRQNKYYQLITHGLIHGSWIHLFINMYVFYNFAFYLEGWMLGSVNFAIVYFGSMLISAGVSVWRRQNYEEFRSLGASGAISGLLFSFILFNPTVELLLFFILPMPAWLAAIVFVAGSYYLAKNNMLPGIDHEAHLWGAIAGAAITIVLQPNVLQIFITKLLG